One genomic window of Aquisalimonas sp. 2447 includes the following:
- a CDS encoding patatin-like phospholipase family protein, which produces MNASDSERPRIGLALGGGSARGWAHVGVIKALAEMDIEPDLVAGTSVGAIVGAIYGLDALEGFEEWVLRLTRRDIIGYMDLGFSPGGFFEGKRLVRTFHENFGDAQFEDLRLPFGAVATELDTGLEVWMREGSVAEAVRASMSLPGMFTPVHHNGRWLVDGGLVNPVPVSLCRAMGAERVIAVSLNGDLLGRHFRRGGTGSRQRAAERSDPNWVDRLAAGIRAHAPWLKMPPIPQMPPLPQIPYFQQMAQFRPGARGTPATEPGPGLMQVTANSINIMQDRITRSRMAGDPPDLLVSPRLAQIGLLEFDRAEEAIAEGEASIRRMAPALKDLFEE; this is translated from the coding sequence GTGAACGCATCCGATTCCGAGCGCCCGCGCATTGGTCTCGCCCTGGGCGGCGGGTCCGCCCGTGGCTGGGCCCACGTGGGCGTGATCAAGGCACTGGCCGAGATGGATATCGAGCCCGATCTGGTGGCGGGCACATCGGTGGGGGCCATCGTCGGCGCCATCTACGGCCTGGATGCCCTGGAGGGCTTCGAGGAATGGGTGTTGCGGCTCACCCGCCGGGACATCATCGGCTACATGGATCTGGGGTTCTCTCCGGGCGGCTTCTTCGAGGGCAAGCGCCTGGTACGCACCTTCCACGAGAACTTCGGCGACGCGCAGTTCGAGGATCTGCGTCTGCCCTTCGGCGCCGTGGCCACGGAACTGGATACCGGGCTGGAAGTCTGGATGCGCGAGGGCTCGGTGGCGGAGGCCGTGCGCGCTTCCATGTCGCTGCCGGGCATGTTCACGCCGGTGCACCACAACGGCCGCTGGCTGGTGGACGGTGGTCTGGTGAATCCGGTGCCGGTGTCCCTGTGCCGTGCCATGGGCGCCGAGCGGGTGATTGCCGTGAGCCTGAACGGGGACCTGCTCGGTCGCCACTTCCGTCGTGGCGGCACGGGGTCGCGGCAGCGTGCTGCGGAGCGTTCCGATCCCAACTGGGTGGACCGCCTGGCTGCCGGCATCCGTGCCCACGCCCCGTGGCTGAAAATGCCGCCCATCCCCCAGATGCCGCCACTCCCGCAGATTCCCTATTTCCAGCAGATGGCCCAGTTCAGGCCCGGCGCCCGGGGGACACCGGCAACCGAGCCTGGCCCCGGCCTCATGCAGGTCACCGCCAATTCCATCAACATCATGCAGGACCGCATCACCCGCAGCCGCATGGCCGGCGATCCGCCGGATCTGCTGGTCTCACCCCGACTCGCCCAGATCGGGCTGCTGGAGTTCGACCGCGCAGAGGAAGCCATTGCCGAAGGCGAGGCCAGCATCCGCCGCATGGCGCCGGCACTGAAGGACCTGTTCGAGGAGTAG
- the sufU gene encoding Fe-S cluster assembly sulfur transfer protein SufU, with protein sequence MEALYRDQILDHYRHPRNYGPVDDLPVTAEADNPLCGDRIRMGLRLVDGRIEEVRFHGRGCAVCMAAASLLTEHLPGLDADTVTALEQAARDALVADAGTPLPSPLEGLSALRDHPARHRCLLLPLEALLAALPPE encoded by the coding sequence ATGGAAGCCCTGTATCGCGACCAGATCCTGGATCACTACCGGCACCCGCGGAACTACGGACCGGTAGATGATCTTCCCGTCACCGCGGAGGCGGACAACCCCCTGTGCGGGGACCGCATTCGCATGGGCCTGCGGCTCGTGGATGGGCGCATCGAGGAGGTGCGTTTTCATGGACGTGGGTGTGCCGTGTGCATGGCCGCGGCCTCACTGCTCACCGAGCACCTGCCCGGCCTGGATGCCGACACGGTGACCGCCCTTGAGCAGGCTGCCCGCGACGCCCTGGTCGCCGACGCCGGCACCCCGTTGCCCAGCCCGCTGGAAGGCCTGTCCGCCCTGCGCGACCATCCTGCACGTCACCGTTGCCTGCTGTTGCCGCTGGAGGCGTTGCTGGCCGCGTTGCCGCCGGAGTGA
- a CDS encoding XdhC family protein yields the protein MTNRDILDVLVDLRDRGEAHVVATVVGIEGSVSADKGAKAVFDADGRLLAGWVGGGCADSAASAAAREVLTAGEGKLVPIDMDDEILGTGVPCGGSMQVWVEPMLPRPSVWLLGQGRLVESLCRMATVSGFDVIVDDPRATTERFPDAVRVYTDDLDYSQLQPRRDDFVVVATQHKGDHHSVSRALNAGAGYIALVASRKRARLVLESLRGDGFTGEQLEAVVAPAGLDLGGRSPEEIALAILGEMVLLRHGGTGQRLKDRKPL from the coding sequence GTGACCAACCGGGACATTCTCGACGTGCTGGTGGATTTGCGCGACCGCGGCGAGGCCCATGTGGTGGCCACTGTGGTGGGCATTGAGGGGTCGGTTTCCGCCGACAAGGGAGCCAAGGCGGTGTTCGACGCCGACGGCCGCCTGCTTGCGGGCTGGGTGGGCGGCGGTTGTGCCGATAGCGCTGCCTCCGCCGCCGCGCGGGAAGTGCTGACGGCCGGTGAAGGCAAGCTGGTGCCCATCGACATGGACGACGAGATTCTCGGCACCGGCGTTCCCTGCGGCGGCAGCATGCAGGTGTGGGTGGAGCCCATGCTGCCGCGGCCCTCGGTGTGGCTGCTGGGTCAGGGGCGGCTGGTGGAGAGCCTGTGCCGCATGGCCACGGTGAGCGGGTTCGACGTCATCGTCGACGATCCGCGTGCCACCACGGAACGCTTTCCCGACGCCGTGCGAGTATACACTGATGATCTCGACTACAGCCAGTTGCAACCCCGCCGCGACGACTTCGTCGTGGTCGCCACCCAGCACAAGGGTGATCACCACTCCGTGAGCCGGGCCCTGAACGCCGGGGCCGGTTATATTGCCCTGGTGGCGAGCCGCAAGCGCGCCCGCCTGGTGCTGGAGTCCCTTCGCGGAGACGGCTTTACCGGCGAACAACTGGAGGCCGTGGTGGCCCCGGCTGGCCTGGACCTGGGGGGGCGTTCACCCGAGGAGATCGCCCTGGCGATCCTGGGAGAGATGGTCCTGCTGCGCCACGGCGGCACCGGCCAGCGGCTGAAGGACCGCAAACCCTTGTAG
- a CDS encoding NTP transferase domain-containing protein: protein MSRIAAILLAAGESRRMGSCNKLGLVVGGEPMLTRSARVLVASRVAQVVVVLGHEAELAASLVADLPVATTVNPDYREGQMTSVHHGLAALEGSFDGVLIALADQPRLEPEDVDHLIDAFDERQGRSILVPTYDGRRGNPILLDWQHRDAILAGERNLGCRRLIERRPEEVLAVPMANDHVVVDLDTPADLQRIEERRT from the coding sequence GTGAGCCGCATCGCCGCCATCCTTCTGGCGGCGGGGGAGTCCCGCCGCATGGGCAGCTGCAACAAGCTTGGGCTCGTGGTTGGCGGTGAGCCAATGCTTACACGCTCTGCCCGCGTCCTGGTGGCTTCGCGGGTGGCCCAGGTCGTGGTGGTGCTCGGTCACGAAGCCGAACTGGCGGCCAGCCTGGTGGCCGACCTGCCTGTGGCAACCACGGTGAATCCCGACTATCGCGAAGGCCAGATGACCTCCGTTCATCACGGCCTGGCGGCGCTGGAAGGCAGCTTTGACGGCGTGCTCATCGCCCTGGCCGACCAGCCGCGACTGGAGCCGGAAGATGTGGATCACCTGATCGACGCCTTCGACGAGCGTCAGGGGCGCTCCATCCTGGTCCCCACCTACGACGGCCGGCGTGGTAACCCGATCCTGCTGGACTGGCAGCATCGCGACGCCATTCTCGCCGGGGAGCGGAATCTCGGCTGCCGGCGGCTCATCGAGCGCCGTCCGGAAGAGGTTCTGGCCGTGCCCATGGCCAACGACCACGTGGTGGTGGACCTGGATACGCCGGCGGACTTGCAACGCATTGAGGAGCGACGAACGTGA
- a CDS encoding XdhC family protein translates to MTQLHDIWNTLTRLQAQGEPCAVVTVVRALSPTSGKPGDKAVVTADGTIHGWIGGGCVQPAVARTARDVLATGEPRLIRVAPSESEERGEEGIVDFNMGCASRGTLDLFVEPMTVAPVLRIHGAAPTARHLAGLAARAGLEVQVLAPGTEAGDFDGATRHAADHTVPADWPEPRWAVVATQGQGDRPALESALSGPAEAIALIASRRKADSLLASMAERGHAAERLAAVHAPAGLAIGARTPVEIALAVLAQVVQWRRAGLGERAASASASATADAPASTAVAEAAVVGSGCCGGGAS, encoded by the coding sequence ATGACACAGTTGCACGACATCTGGAATACGCTCACGCGCCTGCAGGCACAGGGTGAGCCCTGTGCTGTGGTCACCGTGGTGCGGGCGTTGTCACCCACCTCGGGCAAGCCGGGGGACAAGGCCGTGGTGACCGCCGACGGCACCATCCACGGCTGGATCGGCGGCGGCTGCGTGCAGCCGGCGGTCGCGCGGACCGCCCGGGACGTGCTGGCCACCGGGGAACCGCGCTTGATCCGTGTGGCCCCCAGCGAGAGCGAGGAGCGGGGCGAGGAAGGGATTGTCGATTTCAACATGGGGTGTGCCAGCCGCGGCACCCTGGATTTGTTTGTGGAGCCGATGACGGTGGCGCCGGTGCTGCGGATTCATGGCGCGGCACCCACTGCCCGTCATCTTGCGGGGCTGGCTGCACGTGCCGGGTTGGAGGTCCAGGTGCTGGCGCCCGGGACCGAGGCTGGAGACTTTGATGGCGCCACCCGCCACGCCGCTGATCACACGGTTCCCGCCGACTGGCCGGAGCCGCGCTGGGCGGTGGTCGCCACCCAGGGCCAGGGCGACCGTCCGGCCCTGGAATCCGCACTGAGCGGTCCGGCGGAGGCGATTGCCCTGATCGCCAGTCGGCGCAAGGCGGATTCGCTGCTGGCGAGCATGGCCGAGCGGGGGCATGCGGCGGAACGGCTGGCTGCAGTGCACGCGCCGGCGGGACTGGCCATAGGTGCCCGCACGCCGGTGGAGATTGCGCTGGCGGTGCTGGCGCAGGTGGTGCAGTGGCGGCGCGCCGGACTCGGGGAGAGGGCGGCATCGGCGTCCGCCTCCGCGACAGCGGATGCGCCGGCTTCAACGGCGGTGGCAGAGGCCGCCGTCGTTGGCAGTGGCTGCTGCGGAGGCGGCGCATCGTGA
- a CDS encoding VWA domain-containing protein gives MTAPVTAGLLDFTRTLRARGWPVGIQEQHDALRIAEAVDVSRREHLRDSLRALYCGTPEQWREFDTIFADFWFPKRGVRAQATGAGGGLQPVPGSGRGEVGSQPDRPGEGSGDDEADPGGTREGATGTESLGRTDFRHLNDPEERRALDALTDRMARRWQHRLRRRWRTVRKGRRLNLRRTLRRSLGQGGVPMEPVWQRVRRQPPNLVVLVDASRSMSLYSYRFLRFAAGAMAAFPGSEAFVFHTRLVRVTDALAEPSAERMREKLALLSSGWSGGTRIGECLAAFNRQYGQAVRRRSVVVVLSDGLDTGEPADLVEALSELRRRAGRLVWLNPLMGRRGYAPEAWAMKAALPYLDRLAPAHSLESLLALEHDLVRL, from the coding sequence ATGACAGCGCCGGTGACGGCAGGTCTGCTGGACTTCACCCGCACCCTGCGGGCACGGGGCTGGCCCGTGGGCATCCAGGAGCAGCACGACGCGCTGCGGATTGCCGAGGCCGTGGATGTCAGCCGGCGCGAGCACCTGCGCGATTCCCTGCGGGCGCTGTACTGCGGCACACCGGAACAGTGGCGGGAATTCGATACCATCTTCGCCGACTTCTGGTTTCCCAAGCGCGGCGTCCGTGCCCAGGCCACCGGTGCGGGCGGTGGCCTGCAGCCGGTGCCTGGCAGCGGGCGCGGCGAAGTCGGCAGTCAGCCTGACCGGCCCGGCGAGGGCAGTGGCGATGACGAGGCCGACCCCGGTGGCACCCGGGAAGGCGCCACCGGCACGGAAAGCCTGGGTCGCACGGACTTCCGCCACCTGAATGACCCGGAGGAGCGCCGCGCCCTGGACGCCCTGACCGATCGCATGGCCCGCCGCTGGCAGCACCGGCTGCGGCGGCGCTGGCGCACGGTGCGCAAGGGGCGGCGGTTGAACCTGCGCCGGACCCTGCGGCGCAGCCTGGGGCAGGGTGGTGTGCCCATGGAGCCGGTGTGGCAGCGGGTCCGCCGGCAGCCGCCGAACCTGGTGGTGCTGGTGGACGCCAGCCGCTCCATGAGTCTCTACAGCTATCGCTTCCTGCGTTTTGCCGCCGGGGCCATGGCAGCGTTTCCCGGCTCGGAGGCGTTCGTGTTCCATACCCGCCTGGTGCGGGTCACGGATGCCCTGGCCGAGCCGTCGGCGGAGCGTATGCGGGAGAAACTGGCATTGCTGTCGTCCGGTTGGAGCGGGGGGACCCGGATCGGCGAATGCCTGGCGGCCTTCAACCGCCAGTACGGGCAGGCGGTGCGTCGGCGCAGCGTGGTGGTAGTGCTCAGTGACGGCCTGGATACGGGGGAACCGGCCGACCTGGTGGAAGCACTGTCCGAGCTGCGTCGGCGTGCCGGGCGCCTGGTGTGGCTGAACCCGCTCATGGGCCGCCGCGGCTACGCCCCCGAAGCATGGGCCATGAAGGCGGCGTTGCCCTACCTGGATCGGCTCGCGCCGGCCCACAGCCTGGAGAGTCTGCTGGCCCTGGAGCACGATCTGGTGCGCTTGTGA